Proteins encoded by one window of Salmonirosea aquatica:
- a CDS encoding FAD-dependent oxidoreductase, giving the protein MNLNIKAKQQATYDAIVVGSGISGGWAAKELTEKGLKVLMLERGRDIKHVTDYKTATLAPWEFEHRGRPTTMAREEYWAGFRTGYTANEEHRYLFENDKENPYKETRRFDWIRGYHVGGRSLLWGRQSYRWNATDFEANAKEGLGTDWPIRYNDIAPWYDYVEKFAGISGSRDGLDVLPDGQFLPPMQMNCVETKIKSDVESKFAGRKIIIGRVAHLTQPQAFHTELGRAACQFRNMCMRGCPYGAYFSTQSATLPAATKTGNLTLLPDSIVSEVIFDDKAGKATGVRVINQNNPGDVKEYFAKVIFLNASAIPSTTILMKSKSDRHPNGLGNESDQLGRNIMDHHLAVGASGTVEGFQDKYYFGRRANGIYVPRYRNWGNDKRDYVRGFGYQGGGSRQSWSRGGSMAGFGADFKAQISQPGEWNMGMGGFGEMIPNPDNRFTLSTETDKWGMPIVVFDAAYGDNEKKMRIDMMNDAAEMLEAAGVKNVNPYNDESKAPGIGIHEMGTARMGTDPKNSVLNKHNQVWGAENVYVTDGACMTSASCVNPSLTYMALTARAADHAVSELKKQNV; this is encoded by the coding sequence ATGAACCTAAACATAAAAGCCAAGCAGCAAGCTACATACGATGCGATCGTCGTTGGATCGGGCATTAGTGGCGGATGGGCCGCTAAAGAGTTGACCGAAAAAGGCCTGAAGGTACTCATGCTCGAAAGGGGGCGTGACATCAAGCACGTGACCGACTACAAAACGGCTACCCTGGCTCCCTGGGAATTTGAACACCGCGGACGCCCAACCACCATGGCCCGGGAAGAATACTGGGCGGGGTTCCGGACGGGGTACACTGCCAATGAAGAACACCGGTATCTTTTCGAGAACGATAAGGAAAATCCTTACAAGGAAACCCGGCGTTTCGACTGGATACGTGGCTACCATGTGGGCGGACGCTCGCTGCTGTGGGGACGCCAGAGCTACCGCTGGAACGCGACTGATTTTGAGGCCAATGCCAAGGAAGGGCTGGGTACTGACTGGCCCATTCGTTACAACGATATAGCGCCCTGGTACGATTACGTAGAAAAGTTTGCGGGTATCAGCGGTTCGCGCGATGGGCTGGATGTGCTACCCGACGGACAGTTTCTGCCGCCTATGCAGATGAACTGCGTGGAAACTAAGATCAAGAGTGATGTAGAGTCGAAATTCGCTGGCCGCAAGATCATCATTGGCCGGGTAGCCCACCTCACGCAGCCACAGGCTTTCCACACCGAGCTGGGCCGGGCCGCCTGTCAGTTCCGGAACATGTGTATGCGCGGCTGTCCTTATGGAGCCTATTTCAGCACCCAGTCGGCTACCCTGCCCGCCGCTACCAAAACGGGTAATCTGACTTTACTTCCCGATTCAATCGTGTCGGAAGTTATTTTTGACGATAAAGCCGGAAAAGCAACGGGCGTTCGGGTGATCAATCAGAACAATCCCGGCGACGTGAAGGAATACTTTGCGAAAGTAATTTTCCTGAATGCTTCGGCCATTCCGTCCACGACCATACTGATGAAATCCAAGTCGGACCGCCATCCCAATGGCCTCGGCAACGAAAGCGACCAGCTGGGCCGTAACATCATGGACCACCACCTGGCGGTAGGAGCCTCGGGTACCGTGGAAGGTTTCCAGGATAAGTACTACTTTGGCCGTCGTGCCAATGGCATCTATGTACCCCGCTACCGCAACTGGGGCAATGACAAGCGCGACTACGTGCGGGGCTTTGGGTACCAGGGCGGTGGCAGCCGGCAAAGCTGGAGCCGGGGCGGTAGCATGGCCGGCTTCGGAGCCGATTTTAAAGCGCAAATCTCCCAACCCGGCGAATGGAACATGGGTATGGGCGGTTTCGGCGAGATGATCCCGAACCCGGACAACCGCTTTACGCTCTCGACCGAAACGGATAAATGGGGAATGCCCATTGTGGTATTTGATGCAGCCTACGGCGATAACGAGAAGAAAATGCGTATCGACATGATGAACGACGCCGCCGAAATGCTCGAAGCCGCCGGCGTCAAGAACGTCAATCCGTACAACGACGAGTCCAAAGCACCCGGCATCGGTATTCACGAAATGGGTACCGCCCGCATGGGTACTGACCCTAAGAACTCGGTGCTCAACAAGCACAATCAGGTGTGGGGCGCCGAAAATGTCTACGTGACCGACGGTGCCTGCATGACTTCGGCCTCCTGCGTCAACCCTTCGCTCACCTACATGGCCCTGACGGCCCGCGCCGCCGACCATGCCGTGAGTGAGTTGAAAAAACAAAATGTGTAG
- a CDS encoding gluconate 2-dehydrogenase subunit 3 family protein, whose amino-acid sequence MMNRRDALGRVALLMGSAVTAPTIIAFLDGCKTKDAATGASFGFDTDQLNLVSEVAEVIIPKTDTPGAKDANVGEFVQKMLKDCYYEKDQKSFMDGLAKLEDKDFMKASAEERTTLLTAAEKESMDELARIGEERKKAQEAGQSFEEPGVPFFRLMKELTLLGYFTSEQGAQQALVYVPVPGRYDGCIDLEPGQKAWAM is encoded by the coding sequence ATGATGAATAGACGTGATGCTCTTGGCCGTGTGGCGTTGTTGATGGGAAGTGCCGTTACGGCTCCCACAATAATCGCTTTTCTGGACGGCTGCAAGACTAAAGATGCCGCTACCGGAGCCAGCTTTGGCTTCGATACGGATCAGCTCAACCTGGTGTCAGAAGTGGCGGAAGTCATTATTCCTAAAACCGATACCCCCGGTGCCAAAGATGCCAACGTGGGCGAGTTTGTGCAGAAAATGCTCAAAGACTGCTACTACGAAAAAGACCAGAAAAGCTTCATGGACGGCCTGGCCAAACTGGAAGATAAAGACTTCATGAAAGCCTCGGCCGAAGAACGGACCACTCTGCTGACAGCCGCCGAAAAAGAATCCATGGATGAACTGGCCCGCATCGGCGAGGAGCGCAAAAAAGCTCAGGAGGCCGGTCAGTCCTTCGAAGAACCGGGGGTACCTTTCTTCCGGCTTATGAAGGAACTGACTTTGTTGGGGTACTTCACCTCCGAGCAGGGTGCCCAGCAAGCGCTGGTGTACGTGCCCGTGCCGGGTCGTTACGATGGCTGCATAGACTTGGAACCTGGCCAGAAAGCCTGGGCCATGTAG
- a CDS encoding DsbA family oxidoreductase, producing the protein MNDLIKEKITIDIVSDVVCPWCYVGKKRLESALNELGNPADVEINWHPFQLDPTIPDEGLDRKKYFIKKFGDPGRIQQMSEHLTQVGKQAGIDFRMDAISTAINTLPLHKLLHVAGQEGFQPEAEEMLFKAYFTDGKDLRDEAVLTELFSPYGWDLEKIVSILADDAIGSAVRQEITHYQSLGVSGVPFFILNNKYGISGAQPAEVFVQALGTVRDEMLQAVQGEVCGPEGC; encoded by the coding sequence ATGAACGACCTGATAAAAGAAAAAATAACGATCGATATTGTTTCCGATGTAGTGTGTCCCTGGTGTTACGTGGGCAAAAAAAGGCTGGAATCGGCATTGAATGAGCTGGGCAATCCGGCCGATGTAGAGATCAACTGGCATCCTTTCCAGCTTGATCCCACGATTCCGGACGAAGGGCTCGACCGGAAAAAGTACTTCATCAAAAAATTTGGCGATCCGGGCCGAATTCAGCAAATGTCGGAGCATCTGACGCAGGTAGGAAAGCAGGCAGGGATCGACTTCCGGATGGATGCGATTTCGACGGCGATCAACACTTTGCCGCTGCACAAGCTGCTACACGTGGCGGGTCAGGAAGGTTTCCAGCCTGAAGCCGAAGAAATGCTGTTCAAAGCGTATTTCACGGATGGGAAAGATTTGAGAGACGAGGCTGTTTTGACGGAGCTATTCTCGCCTTACGGCTGGGATCTTGAGAAAATCGTCAGTATTCTCGCCGACGATGCTATTGGCTCTGCCGTCAGGCAGGAGATCACCCATTACCAGAGCCTGGGTGTAAGTGGGGTACCTTTCTTTATCCTTAACAACAAATATGGCATCTCGGGCGCCCAACCCGCCGAGGTGTTTGTGCAAGCGCTGGGGACGGTACGTGATGAAATGCTGCAAGCCGTGCAGGGCGAGGTATGCGGACCGGAGGGTTGCTGA
- a CDS encoding GEVED domain-containing protein, which yields MVHRGRGATWLNKDNATLPNMPIRYGLFNQLDMSQVMLATEMGVWATNNFLATNPTWAAINNSLAHVRCDWLHYRAADGQVAVGTHGRGMFSTDAFSTANAPISLTITSTLPASICKGLSFPIEIFATGAFSQGNEFQLELSNSSGSFTSGTVLIGTSATTTVTALIPDTEDLPVGSNYYIRAKSTAPEAFSVEAGPFTISEGGLLFAATMPVVSDPTPDGFTVAASLNAPGKAYFVVLGDNAPVPTNEQIKNGKAPDDKTALKWGVLDIPAANTTASLLVSGLMPGINYDVYFFKEATGPITSCAGELPVKRDILTSGSPLAYCVPTYSQGCSLGVVVADFQLTNTNLTYFNTGCSPGSFGYFGNTSTPLAQGQSYPFVFKTYIDSTGTYYPQHIAIWIDLNRNGTFEVSERLYRSTGTSVSNTWSGTLAIPANATPGMTRLRIRTQYAEHGTVDDPCETYAYGEAEDHLITLEDNSVIVSAQTGDWDMGTTWVGGQAPTGNQKVIIQPGHIVRINGLSVSAKEVSLVNGTLDVVNNGLLLLNGQ from the coding sequence GTGGTACACCGAGGACGGGGGGCTACCTGGCTTAACAAAGACAATGCCACACTACCCAACATGCCTATCCGCTACGGCCTGTTCAATCAGTTGGATATGAGCCAGGTGATGCTGGCTACCGAAATGGGTGTATGGGCGACCAACAACTTCCTGGCGACTAACCCTACCTGGGCCGCTATCAACAACAGCCTGGCACACGTGCGCTGCGACTGGCTGCACTACCGCGCTGCCGATGGACAGGTAGCCGTAGGTACCCACGGCCGGGGGATGTTCAGCACCGATGCGTTCTCGACGGCCAATGCCCCCATCAGCCTCACAATCACCAGTACATTACCGGCCAGCATCTGTAAGGGACTTTCGTTTCCAATTGAAATTTTCGCTACCGGAGCCTTCTCGCAGGGGAATGAGTTTCAGTTAGAGCTCTCCAATTCCAGCGGTAGCTTTACCAGTGGAACGGTACTTATCGGTACCTCGGCCACCACCACCGTGACGGCCCTCATCCCGGATACCGAAGATCTGCCAGTCGGATCGAACTACTACATCCGGGCCAAATCCACCGCGCCTGAGGCGTTCAGTGTGGAAGCCGGTCCGTTCACCATTTCAGAAGGAGGACTGTTGTTCGCGGCGACCATGCCCGTGGTTTCTGATCCAACTCCGGACGGCTTTACTGTAGCAGCCTCACTGAATGCCCCGGGGAAGGCGTACTTCGTGGTACTGGGCGACAATGCCCCCGTGCCTACCAACGAGCAGATTAAAAACGGCAAAGCTCCCGATGACAAAACCGCCCTGAAATGGGGGGTGCTGGATATTCCAGCCGCCAATACCACCGCTTCGCTTCTGGTATCGGGCCTCATGCCGGGTATAAACTATGATGTCTATTTTTTCAAAGAAGCGACTGGTCCGATAACCTCTTGTGCGGGCGAATTGCCCGTGAAACGCGATATCCTGACCAGCGGATCGCCGTTGGCCTACTGTGTGCCTACCTACAGTCAAGGATGCTCGCTGGGCGTGGTAGTGGCCGATTTCCAGCTCACCAATACCAATCTGACGTACTTCAATACGGGCTGCTCGCCGGGAAGCTTTGGCTACTTTGGCAACACCTCTACACCCCTGGCGCAGGGGCAATCCTACCCTTTCGTCTTCAAGACCTATATTGATTCTACAGGTACCTACTATCCCCAGCATATCGCGATCTGGATCGACCTGAATCGAAATGGCACCTTCGAGGTATCCGAGCGGTTGTATCGAAGTACGGGAACCTCCGTTTCCAATACCTGGTCAGGCACCCTTGCTATTCCCGCCAATGCTACCCCTGGCATGACCCGCCTGCGCATCCGCACGCAGTATGCCGAACACGGCACCGTTGATGATCCCTGTGAAACCTATGCCTATGGTGAAGCGGAGGACCACCTGATTACCCTTGAAGACAACAGCGTGATTGTGTCGGCCCAAACCGGTGACTGGGATATGGGTACCACCTGGGTAGGAGGCCAGGCTCCCACCGGAAATCAGAAGGTTATTATCCAGCCAGGACACATAGTGCGCATCAATGGCCTCAGCGTAAGTGCCAAAGAGGTCAGTCTGGTAAACGGAACCCTGGATGTGGTCAACAACGGTCTTTTACTGCTCAATGGGCAATAA
- a CDS encoding WD40/YVTN/BNR-like repeat-containing protein, with amino-acid sequence MENHGRRWYLEQAQQYHTYCGGSYTTLGGAFQNVQDIVVNASGTVFAGTQYGMVKSTDGGVNWSFVHQPGTGYFNFVSDLEIGVDGVLYAGYGHLFVGNGSGKLYKSVDNGSTWTNITPSGANGSRVEIALAPSTSGSSQVVYIAIRYDPPTSVSSAKDIQLFRKSTNAGSTWASVTIPTYTGGDHFTGGQGWYDLILAVHPTNSNFLYAGVPASPARSMAVLLGRMYSTTGIRIRTNTPSCSVRAHPMV; translated from the coding sequence ATGGAAAACCACGGACGGAGGTGGTACCTGGAACAGGCTCAACAGTACCATACCTACTGTGGGGGGAGTTATACGACTCTCGGGGGTGCCTTCCAGAATGTGCAGGATATTGTAGTGAATGCTAGTGGGACGGTATTTGCAGGCACCCAGTATGGCATGGTAAAATCGACCGACGGGGGAGTCAACTGGTCGTTTGTGCATCAGCCGGGCACGGGATATTTTAATTTTGTGTCCGACCTGGAAATCGGGGTGGATGGCGTCCTATATGCCGGCTATGGGCACTTATTCGTCGGAAATGGAAGCGGAAAACTTTATAAATCAGTAGATAACGGCTCAACCTGGACAAATATCACCCCAAGCGGAGCCAATGGTTCGAGGGTAGAAATCGCACTTGCTCCCTCTACTTCGGGTTCGAGCCAGGTGGTGTATATTGCGATTCGCTACGACCCGCCCACTTCCGTTTCTTCCGCCAAAGACATCCAACTGTTCAGAAAATCGACCAATGCAGGTAGTACCTGGGCTTCTGTAACCATACCTACTTACACAGGAGGGGATCACTTCACGGGCGGACAGGGCTGGTACGATCTGATACTGGCCGTGCATCCCACCAATTCCAACTTCCTATACGCGGGGGTACCAGCATCACCCGCTCGTTCAATGGCGGTTCTACTTGGGCGGATGTACTCAACTACGGGTATACGCATCCGGACCAACACGCCATCGTGTTCCGTCCGGGCACACCCGATGGTGTGA
- a CDS encoding WD40/YVTN/BNR-like repeat-containing protein, with the protein MNKTLRHYFIGSLLSWGLASTTLAQSLPIPVPGPSKNTQQKAQADERRKAFQTYLESDPDYQLLKAVPADRNEDQPELREKHEIVITMDPDTKRVPYEQLENSRQEIQGTLSQPQFNLSATVWTERGPNNIGGRTRAILFDPNDATKKKVWAGGVAGGLWFNNDITDANSSWQNVDDFWENLAISSLAYDPTNPQIMYAGTGEGYGNVDAVRGGGIWKTTDGGGTWNRLNSTIPTVGGVIRLSGVPSRMCRIL; encoded by the coding sequence ATGAATAAAACACTACGCCACTATTTTATCGGAAGCCTGCTGAGCTGGGGGCTTGCCTCCACTACCCTCGCCCAGAGTCTTCCAATTCCTGTTCCGGGTCCGTCAAAAAACACTCAACAGAAGGCGCAGGCCGACGAACGACGGAAAGCCTTTCAGACCTACCTTGAGAGCGATCCTGACTATCAGCTTTTGAAGGCCGTCCCTGCCGATAGGAACGAAGACCAGCCCGAGCTACGCGAAAAACACGAAATAGTGATTACAATGGACCCTGACACCAAGCGGGTACCCTACGAGCAACTCGAAAACTCACGCCAGGAAATACAGGGTACCCTTAGCCAACCACAGTTCAACCTGTCGGCCACCGTCTGGACTGAGCGGGGGCCCAACAACATCGGAGGCCGCACACGGGCCATTCTGTTTGATCCCAATGATGCTACTAAAAAGAAGGTATGGGCGGGAGGCGTAGCTGGGGGACTTTGGTTCAACAATGACATAACGGATGCCAATTCAAGCTGGCAAAATGTGGATGATTTTTGGGAGAATCTGGCTATCAGCAGCTTGGCCTACGATCCTACCAATCCGCAGATCATGTACGCAGGGACGGGTGAAGGGTACGGAAATGTAGATGCTGTTCGAGGAGGCGGAATATGGAAAACCACGGACGGAGGTGGTACCTGGAACAGGCTCAACAGTACCATACCTACTGTGGGGGGAGTTATACGACTCTCGGGGGTGCCTTCCAGAATGTGCAGGATATTGTAG
- a CDS encoding sigma-54-dependent transcriptional regulator, whose product MVKIIIIDDEDNIREALRDILEYEGYEVDEARDGEEGLRKIKNDNYYVALCDLAMPKLGGLDLLLKAGEAGRSTQFIMITAYGNIENAVEATKRGAFDFVSKPPDLNRLLISVRNAIEKYKLVSETSELKRRIYKIYEMVGDSDAIRRVKESVDRVAPTEARVLVTGPNGSGKELVAKQIHGKSSRAHMPLVEVNCAAIPGELIESELFGHEKGAFTSAIKQRIGKFEQANTGTIFLDEIGDMSLSAQAKVLRALQENKITRVGGEKEVKVNVRVIAATNKDLRKEIQEGNFREDLFHRLSVIVIHVPPLTERREDIPLLANKFLCDIADEYNSSVKEILPEAMEYLKSLSWTGNVRELRNVVERLVILCGDKINLDDVKTYAGQV is encoded by the coding sequence ATGGTCAAAATTATCATCATAGATGATGAAGATAATATTCGCGAGGCACTGCGGGATATTCTTGAATACGAAGGCTACGAAGTGGATGAAGCCCGGGATGGTGAAGAGGGACTTAGAAAAATAAAAAATGACAATTACTATGTGGCTCTCTGCGATCTGGCGATGCCTAAGCTTGGAGGGCTTGATCTGCTACTCAAAGCCGGCGAAGCCGGCCGGAGCACCCAGTTTATTATGATTACCGCTTACGGTAATATCGAAAACGCGGTGGAAGCTACCAAGCGTGGGGCCTTTGATTTCGTGAGCAAGCCCCCCGATCTCAACCGTCTGTTGATCAGCGTAAGGAATGCGATTGAGAAATACAAGCTGGTTTCGGAAACAAGTGAGCTTAAAAGACGGATTTACAAGATCTACGAAATGGTAGGCGACTCGGATGCTATCCGGCGCGTGAAGGAATCCGTAGATCGGGTGGCACCTACCGAGGCCAGGGTACTGGTGACGGGGCCTAACGGTTCGGGCAAGGAACTGGTAGCCAAGCAAATTCACGGTAAAAGCTCCCGGGCTCACATGCCACTGGTGGAAGTCAACTGCGCTGCCATTCCGGGCGAGCTCATCGAAAGTGAGTTATTCGGGCACGAAAAAGGCGCCTTTACCTCAGCTATCAAGCAACGCATTGGCAAGTTTGAACAGGCCAACACGGGTACCATTTTTCTGGACGAGATCGGGGATATGAGCCTGTCGGCTCAGGCCAAAGTACTGCGGGCTTTGCAGGAAAACAAGATTACGCGCGTGGGTGGCGAAAAAGAGGTGAAAGTGAATGTGAGGGTAATTGCCGCTACTAATAAGGACCTGCGAAAGGAAATTCAGGAAGGTAATTTTCGCGAAGACCTTTTCCACCGTTTGAGCGTGATAGTGATTCATGTGCCACCCCTGACGGAGCGCCGCGAGGATATACCGCTACTGGCCAACAAATTTCTGTGCGATATCGCCGATGAGTACAATAGCTCGGTGAAGGAGATTTTGCCCGAAGCTATGGAGTACCTTAAATCATTGTCCTGGACGGGCAATGTCCGCGAACTCCGCAACGTAGTGGAGCGACTAGTCATCTTGTGCGGCGATAAAATCAACCTCGACGATGTGAAGACTTACGCCGGGCAAGTGTAG
- a CDS encoding acyl transferase → MESASNSRLSEYRHILRRQIREVTPATFEEVALRVFRYQADHNPVYHAYLAHLNHQNDRPERLAEVPHLPIQFFKHHTIRTGQPPVPAVNFESSGTTSSTYSVHPLYDAFLYQSLSQRIFEQEYGPLNHFHILALLPSYLERNNSSLVYMVRHFIDQTGSPFSGFYLHDTTALTTQLRSLATNSEDKRQVLVLGVTFALLDWAESAIDFSFLQQLPNLIVMETGGMKGRRREMLREEVHDVLMEKLNLPRIHSEYGMTELLSQSYSSGAGLFRPGATMRVLLRDPNDPFEVHAYGGFEGTGGINVVDLGNLDSCSFIETQDLGRFGPEKDSFYVMGRFDNSDVRGCNLMAL, encoded by the coding sequence TTGGAATCAGCAAGCAATAGCCGTTTATCGGAATACCGGCACATTCTCCGCCGCCAGATACGTGAGGTCACCCCCGCCACATTTGAAGAGGTGGCCCTGCGGGTGTTCCGGTATCAGGCCGACCATAATCCCGTGTACCATGCCTATCTGGCCCATCTTAATCATCAAAATGACCGCCCCGAACGGCTGGCAGAGGTCCCTCATCTCCCCATTCAATTCTTCAAGCACCACACTATCCGAACCGGCCAGCCGCCCGTTCCGGCGGTCAATTTTGAAAGTAGTGGTACTACCAGCTCCACGTACAGCGTCCACCCGCTCTATGATGCATTCCTCTACCAGTCCCTCAGTCAGCGCATTTTCGAGCAGGAATACGGGCCGCTGAATCACTTTCACATATTAGCCCTGCTACCTTCCTACCTTGAACGAAACAATTCGTCTTTGGTGTATATGGTCCGGCATTTTATTGACCAGACCGGCTCACCTTTTTCGGGATTTTACCTGCACGATACCACCGCCCTAACTACCCAACTCCGTTCACTGGCTACAAACTCCGAGGACAAACGGCAGGTACTGGTGCTGGGTGTCACCTTCGCCCTGTTGGATTGGGCGGAAAGTGCTATTGATTTTTCGTTTCTACAACAATTGCCAAACCTGATTGTGATGGAAACCGGGGGCATGAAGGGCCGCCGCCGTGAAATGCTGCGCGAAGAGGTACACGATGTACTGATGGAAAAACTGAATTTGCCCCGGATTCATTCGGAATATGGCATGACCGAACTTCTTTCTCAGAGTTATTCGTCAGGGGCAGGACTTTTCCGACCCGGAGCCACGATGCGTGTACTGCTCCGAGACCCCAATGACCCGTTCGAGGTACATGCATATGGCGGATTTGAAGGTACCGGCGGTATCAATGTCGTGGATCTGGGTAACCTGGATTCGTGCAGCTTCATCGAAACCCAGGATTTGGGTCGGTTTGGGCCTGAAAAAGATTCGTTTTACGTCATGGGTAGGTTTGATAATTCCGACGTCCGGGGCTGCAATCTGATGGCTTTGTGA
- a CDS encoding sensor histidine kinase has protein sequence MNGPQVKPERTGFRMQPVALLNSLKLRRSLLDSYGQKNIYKFVIGFNLFLISIGSLFYTNNLVGKLEERELRQVKLFAESLRYAINSDYDEDLNGIMEMIREANTFYEIPAIYVDENNMPAAHNNLAFPTNASPETQERLIEENLAKMKAQHSPIPVELGEGRIGNVYYSNSFLLTQLRYYPYIQLSGIFIIGFLAYLAFSSARKAEQNQVWVGLAKETAHQLGTPLSSLMAWTEYFRSDPDMDPSIAEEIEKDVQRLEMITTRFSNIGSVPTLKEEKVAEVVAGFIKYLQRRVSSKVKFFIDDQLNEGQTVLLNRNLFEWVVENICKNAVDAMGGVGEIKISLVPMIAQNEVIIDIQDNGKGMSKANVAKIFRPGFSTKKRGWGLGLTLAKRIIENYHDGRLFVKSSELGKGTTFRIVMQIAGKAGV, from the coding sequence ATGAATGGACCCCAAGTCAAACCCGAGCGCACTGGATTTCGTATGCAGCCTGTGGCTCTGCTTAATAGCCTGAAGCTGCGTCGTTCGTTATTGGATTCGTATGGGCAAAAGAACATCTACAAATTTGTAATCGGCTTCAATCTGTTTCTGATCAGTATCGGTTCGCTTTTTTATACCAACAACCTCGTGGGAAAACTGGAAGAACGGGAACTGCGACAGGTGAAGCTATTTGCCGAATCCCTGCGGTACGCCATTAACAGCGACTACGACGAGGACCTGAATGGAATCATGGAAATGATCCGGGAGGCCAACACGTTTTACGAGATTCCGGCTATTTATGTCGATGAAAACAATATGCCCGCTGCCCATAACAATCTGGCCTTCCCGACCAACGCCAGCCCTGAAACCCAGGAACGGCTGATCGAGGAAAATCTGGCCAAAATGAAGGCACAGCATAGTCCTATTCCCGTGGAGTTGGGCGAGGGGCGAATCGGAAACGTTTACTACAGTAACTCCTTCTTGCTCACGCAGCTGCGTTACTACCCCTATATTCAGCTGTCAGGTATCTTCATCATCGGTTTCCTGGCTTACCTGGCGTTTAGTTCAGCCCGGAAGGCCGAGCAGAATCAGGTGTGGGTAGGACTGGCGAAGGAAACCGCCCATCAGTTGGGTACCCCGCTTTCGTCGCTCATGGCCTGGACCGAGTACTTCCGTTCCGATCCCGACATGGATCCTTCCATCGCGGAAGAAATTGAGAAGGATGTCCAAAGGCTCGAAATGATTACGACGCGCTTTTCCAATATCGGCTCCGTGCCGACGCTGAAAGAAGAAAAAGTAGCCGAAGTGGTAGCCGGTTTCATCAAGTACCTACAGCGGCGTGTCTCGTCCAAAGTGAAGTTCTTCATCGATGATCAGCTCAACGAAGGTCAAACGGTGCTACTCAACCGTAACCTTTTCGAATGGGTGGTGGAAAATATTTGCAAGAATGCCGTGGATGCAATGGGCGGGGTAGGTGAAATCAAGATTTCGCTCGTACCCATGATAGCTCAGAATGAAGTAATCATCGACATCCAGGATAACGGCAAGGGTATGAGCAAGGCCAATGTTGCCAAGATATTCCGTCCGGGATTCAGTACCAAAAAGCGGGGCTGGGGACTGGGCCTGACTTTGGCCAAACGAATCATCGAAAACTACCACGACGGCAGACTCTTCGTGAAAAGTTCTGAACTGGGAAAAGGCACTACCTTCAGGATTGTGATGCAGATAGCCGGCAAGGCAGGCGTATAA